Proteins from one Penicillium digitatum chromosome 2, complete sequence genomic window:
- a CDS encoding SKP1 component, POZ, which produces MAPSTDSEFVTIVSNDGFEFIVPRSAACVSGALRAMLSSTNFPEGRTGICHLEYSGIIVEKICEYFCYNEKHKDQVNVPDMDIPPELCLELLMAADFLNT; this is translated from the exons ATGGCGCCATCCACGGATTCCGAGTTTGTGACCATAGTCTCAAATGACGGATTTGAATTCATTGTCCCTCGCAGCGCAGCTTGTGTTTCGGGGGCCTTACGCGCCATGCTTTCTTCGA CCAATTTCCCCGAGGGTCGGACTGGTATATGTCACTTGGAATACTC TGGTATCATTGTCGAAAAGATCTGCGAATACTTTTGCTACAATGAAAAGCACAAGGACCAGGTCAACGTGCCGGACATGGACATTCCGCCTGAGCTGTGTCTGGAGCTCCTGATGGCGGCTGATTTCTTGAATACTTGA
- a CDS encoding DNA polymerase delta, subunit 4 produces MPRHVANKTGQSTLSFGGRVTKPVTTPSHKAKALDLTPVLPDKSVSVPPEPQQLSVTPNEPSKPHVAELAVRRQASIEHQAPRSEEDKRALKVNKQDIWRYWQVQEQIRKAPRAHQQGMDIEEKILRHFDLSSQYGPCVGIARVKRWRRANLLKLNPPIEVLAVLLKGQNTNERAHIDELLS; encoded by the exons ATGCCTCGTCATGTAGCAAATAAAACCGGCCAGTCAACCCTGTCCTTTGGGGGTCGAGTCACCAAACCAGTCACCACACCATCCCACAAAGCCAAGGCCCTTGACTTAACCCCAGTGCTCCCCGACAAGTCTGTCTCCGTCCCCCCAGAGCCCCAGCAGTTGTCCGTTACACCAAATGAGCCCTCCAAGCCCCATGTTGCAGAGCTAGCGGTGCGACGGCAAGCTTCAATCGAACACCAAGCGCCCCGATCCGAAGAGGACAAACGGGCCCTGAAGGTGAACAAGCAGGATATCTGGCGATACTGGCAGGTCCAAGAGCAGATTCGCAAAGCACCTAGGG CCCACCAGCAAGGCATGGATATAGAGGAAAAGATTCTTCGGCATTTTGATCTTTCCAGCCAGTACGGG CCCTGCGTTGGAATCGCTCGGGTCAAGCGCTGGAGACGCGCTAATCTGCTGAAGCTCAACCCGCCCATTGAAGTTCTTGCGGTTCTTCTCAAGGGGCAGAATACAAACGAGCGAGCACATATTGATGAATTGTTATCCTGA
- a CDS encoding Extracellular membrane protein, CFEM domain: MKFTSTLIAFVAAGLASAQLPNVPACSLSCFLSSLQGDGCSELLDFKCHCQKPELISSIAPCVQKACDHKDQVAVSSVVVDQCSSAGHPISIPPIETSASFSASAPETTSTSSSIPVETGAKTTASESSSAVESSSTVKTESSSTSAARTIATGSTHVGSSSGVATSTPLVTKTGSAPVSSSSPAFNGAANVKGHLAGAAALAAAAVYVL; the protein is encoded by the exons ATGAAGTTCACCTCCACTTTGATTGCTTTCGTGGCCGCTGGCCTCGCCAGCGCCCAGCTGCCCAATGTACCCGCCTGCTCA CTGAGCTGCTTCCTCTCTTCCCTGCAGGGTGATGGTTGCTCCGAGCTGCTCGACTTCAAGTGCCACTGTCAGAAGCCCGAGCTCATTAGCAGCATCGCCCCTTGTGTTCAGAAGGCCTGCGATCACAAGGATCAAGTCG CTGTCTCCAGCGTTGTCGTTGACCAGTGCTCCTCCGCTGGTCACCCTATCTCAATCCCTCCCATCGAGACCAGCGCTTCCTTCAGCGCCAGCGCTCCCGAGACCACCAGCACCTCAAGCTCCATCCCTGTAGAGACCGGTGCTAAGACCACCGCCAGCGAGAGCTCCAGCGCCGTCGAGTCCTCTTCCACGGTAAAGACTGAGAGCTCCAGCACCAGTGCCGCCAGGACCATAGCCACTGGGTCCACCCACGTCGGCTCCTCCTCGGGTGTTGCCACCTCCACCCCGCTGGTGACCAAGACCGGTTCGGCCCCtgtctcttcctcttcgccCGCTTTCAACGGGGCTGCTAATGTCAAGGGCCACCTGGCTGGTGCTGCTGCCCTTGCCGCTGCTGCCGTTTACGTCCTGTAA
- a CDS encoding Malic enzyme, with product MSDFKSKFRNLPRAAGPLICPYKGTSLLKSSQFNKGSGFPDNERSTFKLHSLLPPNIQTLDEQVQRAYQQYKTRADDLAKNTFLASMKAQNEVLYYKLVQTHLKEMFSVIYTPTEGDAIQNYSRLFRKPEGCFLTINGQDHFDEYLAGFGTEEDVDYIVVSDGEEILGIGDQGVGAILISVAKLVITTLCAGIHPSRQLPVVLDCGTDNEELLNDALYLGLRQHRIRGEKYDEFVDNFVKAARKRFPKAYIHFEDFGLNNARRILNRYQSQIPCFNDDIQGTGCVTLAAMLAALQVSQVKLEDVRVVIFGSGTAGTGIADQISDAIATETQKSKDEASKQIWCIDKPGLLVKSLSDKLTEGQKLFARDDDGWSEDDRDLLSVINRVHPHVLIGTSTQPGAFTADIVRAMARIVERPIIFPLSNPTRLHEAKPVDLYEWTDGRALVATGSPFPPVTHKGTKYDIAECNNSTCFPGIGLGAVLSQCRLVSKKMLVAAVKALKARSPALRDPIKPLLPDVEDVREISVDIAAAVISCAVEEGLAQAEGIPTDDSELREWIRIQMWEAEYRPLVYEN from the exons ATGTCCGACTTCAAGTCCAAGTTTCGCAACCTACCCCGCGCTGCGGGGCCCTTGATTTGCCCATACAAG GGAACATCTCTCCTCAAATCGTCGCAATTCAACAAAGGCTCAGGCTTTCCGGACAATGAGAGATCAACTTTCAAGCTCCACAGTCTCCTCCCGCCAAACATCCAGACACTGGACGAGCAAGTTCAGCGCGCTTATCAGCAATACAAAACCAGAGCGGATGACCTTGCCAAGAACACTTTCCTAGCTAGCATGAAGGCACAGAATGAAGTGTTATACTACAAG CTCGTGCAAACCCATCTCAAGGAGATGTTCAGCGTGATATACACACCCACGGAAGGAGATGCGATCCAGAACTACTCCCGGTTATTCCGGAAACCGGAAGGGTGTTTCTTGACTATCAATGGCCAGGATCACTTCGACGAGTATCTCGCTGGGTTTGGAACTGAGGAGGATGTTGATTATATCGTCGTTAGTGACGGAGAAGAG ATATTGGGTATTGGGGACCAAGGTGTGGGTGCTATCCTCATCTCGGTTGCGAAACTGGTTATTACCACTCTTTGTGCTGGAATTCATCCCTCGCGACAGCTTCCTGTTGTACTGGACTGCGGGACAGAT AACGAAGAGTTGCTCAATGACGCACTCTATCTAGGCCTCCGACAGCATCGGATCAGAGGGGAGAAGTACGATGAATTTGTGGATAACTTTGTCAAGGCTGCCCGCAAAAGATTCCCCAAGGCTTATATCCACTT TGAGGATTTTGGCCTTAATAATGCACGGAGAATACTCAATCGATATCAGTCACAGATACCTTGCTTCAATGACGATATCCAGGGCACGGGGTGTGTCACACTCGCTGCCATGTTGGCTGCCCTTCAAGTAAGCCAGGTCAAACTGGAAGATGTACGAGTGGTCATCTTCGGCTCAGGCACAGCTGGTACAGGAATTGCGGACCAGATTTCGGATGCCATCGCTACTGAGACACAAAAGTCGAAGGATGAAGCATCTAAGCAGATCTG GTGCATTGACAAGCCCGGTCTCCTTGTAAAATCCCTTAGTGATAAACTGACTGAAGGTCAGAAATTATTTGCACGAGATGATGACGGGTGGTCTGAAGATGATCGAGATCTTTTGTCAGTCATCAACAGAGTCCACCCCCATGTACTTATCGGGACATCAACCCAGCCCGGAGCATTCACTGCAGATATTGTTCGTGCGATGGCCAGGATAGTGGAACGACCTATTATATTCCCCCTCAGCAATCCGACACGACTCCACGAGGCGAAGCCGGTTGATCTCTATGAATGGACTGATGGGCGCGCCCTCGTTGCGACGGGCAGTCCATTCCCGCCAGTGACCCACAAGGGCACGAAATATGACATCG CGGAGTGCAACAACTCAACTTGTTTCCCAGGCATTGGCCTTGGAGCAGTCCTCTCGCAGTGCCGTCTCGTGTCCAAGAAAATGCTAGTCGCCGCTGTGAAGGCACTCAAAGCGAGGTCACCAGCACTGAGAGACCCCATCAAACCGTTGCTGCCCGATGTGGAAGACGTGCGTGAAATCAGTGTGGACATTGCTGCGGCGGTGATCTCGTGTGCTGTGGAGGAGGGACTAGCACAAGCGGAGGGCATTCCTACCGACGACTCGGAGCTACGGGAGTGGATTCGGATCCAAATGTGGGAGGCTGAGTACCGACCTCTGGTCTACGAGAACTAA
- a CDS encoding Arrestin-like, C-terminal codes for MIRAKGSVHSHIPHNSTNLRMSMVRQARLTRDGRLCISATMPRIEGKVEIRPCAGITAPVNVSLVTISLLRRETIHPSADTFTKKRLAPPRKEMTDIVGKEMLLFRCPAGREYEEIISMDLPFVLFIPFGRGGRDASRRVPPASIQLPSRTAETYYEMVVTVQQGQQQQHKYTFPVPIARYDTLSTFGMYNRPESAERVSDHLVTLAISLPRWSYGPLDPVSVYVKLSPNESWMSKARKVTISKITIGIDEEIVYNHEGDEPQRKVKVLAKKTENVGVKLPQSGYLTNLGLVFPAKDLRDADGFLPRSRAAFPTYGVSGFTTTASLYKIEYYLTVRAHLTSARDITIRQPIVVCPLDHAGCKEEMEAIEQAARDAAHINPDNPMLPLPAIVRPNDHNALSHIGAAIVGNQKKPLID; via the exons ATGATCCGTGCGAAAGGATCCGTCCACTCGCATATTCCCCACAACTCGACCAACCTCCGCATGTCCATGGTGCGACAGGCACGGCTGACTCGAGATGGCCGCCTTT GCATTTCTGCGACGATG CCACGAATTGAGGGTAAAGTTGAAATCAGACCCTGCGCCGGCATTACAGCCCCGGTCAATGTCTCGCTCGTCACGATTTCTCTCCTCCGCCGCGAGACAATTCACCCGTCGGCGGACACCTTCACAAAGAAGCGCCTGGCTCCGCCGCGGAAAGAGATGACCGATATCGTCGGCAAAGAGATGCTCCTATTTCGATGTCCTGCCGGCCGAGAATACGAGGAAATTATCTCTATGGATCTGCCCTTCGTTCTCTTTATTCCATTTGGTCGTGGGGGTCGTGATGCCTCTCGCCGTGTACCCCCGGCTAGTATACAGCTGCCCAGTCGCACCGCTGAAACCTACTACGAGATGGTGGTGACCGTCCAACAAgggcaacaacaacaacacaaATACACCTTCCCCGTCCCTATCGCGCGCTACGACACACTCTCCACATTCGGCATGTATAATCGTCCAGAGTCGGCAGAGCGCGTATCGGATCATCTGGTCACATTAGCAATCTCACTACCACGGTGGTCTTATGGTCCTCTGGACCCTGTTAGCGTCTATGTCAAACTCTCACCGAATGAGAGCTGGATGAGCAAGGCGCGTAAAGTGACCATCAGCAAAATCACCATCGGTATCGATGAGGAAATCGTCTACAATCACGAAGGCGATGAGCCCCAACGCAAAGTCAAAGTCTTAGCCAAGAAAACGGAGAACGTTGGTGTTAAACTACCGCAATCGGGCTATTTAACGAACCTAGGTTTGGTCTTCCCCGCCAAGGACCTCCGCGACGCGGACGGATTCTTGCCGAGAAGTAGGGCGGCATTTCCAACGTACGGTGTGAGCGGCTTCACCACCACAGCAAGCCTATATAAAATCGAGTACTACCTCACGGTTCGA GCCCACTTAACCTCCGCAAGAGACATTACCATTCGACAACCAATCGTGGTCTGTCCTCTCGACCACGCCGGCTGCAAAGAAGAAATGGAAGCGATCGAGCAAGCCGCACGAGACGCCGCCCATATCAACCCGGACAACCCCATGCTGCCTCTTCCAGCAATTGTACGACCAAACGACCACAACGCCCTCAGCCATATAGGCGCCGCTATTGTCGGCAACCAGAAGAAACCGTTGATTGACTGA
- a CDS encoding Alpha-galactosidase C, putative — MIYVSRGIAVAAGLALLGYSSAGMAEELSTKPIAADGTVFALNGKTVSYRIHVDNTTGDLLGDHFGGSVGSNIPLETVGDVNGWNSHIGRVRREFPDQGRGDFRTPAIRIRQSEGYTVSEFQYVSHKIIPGKPALPGLPATTGTEEDASTLVISLYDKYSDVAADLSYSIFPKHDAIVRSVNVTNRGGANITIESLASLSVDLPFEELDMISLRGDWAREAHRERKRVMCGTQSFGSSTGYSSHLHNPFLALTDPSASESYGEVWGFSLVYTGSFSVNVEKGAQGFTRALLGFNPGQLSWTLPPGETLTSPECVSVYSKDGIGGMSRSLHRLYRNHLIKSKLATSARPTLLNSWEGLYFDYDQSGIYDLAKEAAEVGAKLFVLDDGWFGKEYPRLSDNAGLGDWIPNPDRFPDGLEPIVKKITDLKVANSSTTMRFGIWFEPEMVNPKSTLYKEHPDWALHAGPYPRTERRSQLVLNLALPEVQDFIIKVVSDVLKSADISYIKWDNNRGIHEMPSPATNHAYILGLYRVFDELTTQFPDVLWEGCASGGGRFDPGVLHYFPQIWTSDNTDAIDRISIQLGTSLAYPPSAMGAHLSEVPNHQTGRTVPVAVRGHVAMMGGSFGLELNPATMNAEDKAALPGLIALAEKVNPIVLNGDMWRLNLPEDSNWPAVLFIAEDGQMAVLFVFQLAPNVDHSWPRVRLQGLDAQAFYKIDEGVIYSGGTLMNIGLQFPFKADYGSQVVMLEKQ, encoded by the exons ATGATTTACGTATCCAGGGGTATCGCAGTCGCTGCAGGCCTTGCTCTACTTGGGTATTCCTCCGCTGGTATGGCTGAAGAATTAAGCACAAAGC CAATCGCGGCAGACGGTACTGTTTTTGCTCTCAATGGGAAAACCGTTTCATACCGCATCCATGTGGACAACACCACTGGTGATCTCCTAGGAGACCACTTCGGCGGCTCCGTCGGCTCTAATATCCCCCTGGAAACGGTAGGCGACGTCAATGGCTGGAATAGTCATATAGGACGTGTACGCCGTGAGTTCCCAGACCAAGGCCGAGGGGATTTCCGGACCCCTGCGATTCGCATTCGTCAGTCAGAAGGGTATACCGTGTCTGAATTCCAGTATGTATCGCACAAGATCATCCCCGGAAAGCCTGCTCTGCCTGGGTTGCCAGCCACGACAGGCACAGAAGAAGATGCTAGCACTTTGGTCATCAGTCTATACGACAAGTACAGCGATGTGGCCGCGGACCTCTCCTACTCCATTTTCCCCAAGCATGATGCCATTGTACGCAGCGTAAATGTTACCAATCGCGGAGGGGCAAATATCACAATCGAGTCTCTGGCCAGCCTGAGTGTGGACTTACCGTTTGAGGAACTGGACATGATCAGTCTTCGTGGAGACTGGGCGAGAGAAGCGCATCGCGAGAGGAAAAGAGTCATGTGTGGTACCCAAAGCTTTGGAAGTTCTACTGGCTACTCTTCTCACCTCCATAATCCTTTTCTGGCGCTGACCGATCCCTCCGCCAGCGAGTCCTACGGAGAGGTATGGGGGTTCTCGCTTGTATACACGGGTTCATTCTCCGTGAACGTCGAGAAGGGCGCACAGGGCTTCACGCGTGCCCTTCTGGGGTTCAACCCTGGCCAGCTTTCGTGGACTCTACCGCCCGGCGAGACTCTTACTTCCCCGGAGTGTGTATCGGTATACTCCAAGGATGGCATCGGTGGAATGTCACGCTCCCTGCATCGCCTGTACCGCAACCATCTCATCAAGAGCAAGTTGGCCACCAGTGCTCGTCCTACTTTGCTGAACAGCTGGGAAGGGCTGTATTTCGATTACGACCAGAGTGGCATATACGACCTGGCAAAGGAAGCCGCCGAAGTGGGCGCCAAGCTCTTCGTTCTGGATGACGGTTGGTTCGGCAAGGAATATCCACGTCTCTCCGACAATGCCGGACTAGGCGACTGGATTCCAAACCCTGACCGGTTCCCGGACGGCCTGGAGCCGATTGTAAAGAAGATTACGGACCTAAAAGTGGCTAACTCATCAACAACCATGCGCTTTGGTATTTGGTTCGAGCCAGAAATGGTCAACCCGAAATCGACTCTGTATAAAGAGCACCCAGACTGGGCCTTACACGCAGGACCCTACCCTCGCACCGAAAGACGGAGCCAGCTCGTGTTGAACCTTGCTCTTCCCGAAGTGCAAGACTTCATCATCAAGGTCGTCTCTGATGTTCTCAAGAGTGCAGATATTAGTTACATCAAGTGGGATAACAACAGGGGCATCCACGAGATGCCCTCCCCAGCCACAAACCACGCCTACATTCTAGGCCTGTACCGCGTTTTCGATGAACTAACAACGCAATTCCCCGATGTACTCTGGGAGGGTTGCGCGTCGGGTGGAGGCCGTTTTGACCCAGGTGTTCTGCACTACTTCCCGCAGATTTGGACATCGGATAACACAGACGCAATCGATCGCATCTCCATCCAACTTGGTACTTCACTCGCCTACCCACCCAGCGCGATGGGTGCTCACCTGTCCGAAGTGCCGAACCACCAGACTGGCCGCACAGTCCCTGTGGCTGTCCGCGGACATGTGGCGATGATGGGCGGCTCATTTGGCTTGGAACTCAACCCAGCTACCATGAACGCCGAGGACAAGGCAGCTCTGCCGGGGCTCATTGCTCTCGCTGAGAAGGTGAACCCCATTGTTCTTAACGGCGATATGTGGCGGTTAAACCTTCCAGAGGACTCAAATTGGCCTGCTGTCTTGTTCATCGCCGAGGATGGGCAAATGGCCGTGCTGTTTGTCTTCCAGCTCGCTCCGAATGTTGACCATTCATGGCCGCGCGTTAGGTTACAGGGATTGGATGCACAGGCTTTTTATAAGATTGATGAGGGTGTAATTTACTCTGGTGGAACCTTGATGAATATTGGTCTGCAATTCCCCTTCAAGGCTGACTATGGCAGTCAAGTTGTGATGTTGGAAAAACAGTAG
- a CDS encoding Ubiquitin-protein ligase (Asi3), putative yields MSGIAGPSTIPTTSSTALLQHLNTILSPNPSSFSSLPHQLLSSPLRALQHAETFALRTVPQTLARFPGIKAFGQTIQSGAGSAARVSSTAATHAADMAGNGFADAAGQESGYYIAEFLGAIKKLGGFFGYLTSLWSFACLVEALILNRITIFASTRRHLRLGWERRLALRLIPIVLFASQIRSLLRGIRCQTSPSFSTTRYGYPGKQLGFDYSSDGGILYSISSALLVWESEERSCSAVKMARGTAPGVPYGSFSLLWPTFMLLCLSHFIETFSCALQGRPVMTETGMSIFEHSIAFAEAESMISKSIGLGLFGLPKKSPLSALSGGSDDSSTSALELLTRSQVLERMNVTPELLLIVLISCCNSVTSHILEVYGKQSKYRLFSTAFWGGCFMVAMLWGLDGGPPVSLDTGVLRFPTVCIVGFIPHIFLLGGIVICLLIYALALTITAVSLPSDDQPVSLYDRFLMAHENMQGSNQIRNIRINRHEDFYTTLLRIGYVALTAASEAVFLNEGQSVVARRMTWLEEDRLSEIEASRRKSTSHGNWQSEPSSRPIEAMGFSSFDMPEQSVWESGYNREKKIEKPKNGARAVQSRAELGGVGAVRVSIRLWHVLSFFRAISLIMLRWAARGLNHVLDRLGISARPMWLKRIVGDRGQKSNVDSTNQSQPLDFWILSENGELELPDNHDFDVEVEMRKRERANRPDWMGSDESQLDDRLYSWWKIGGAWGNQDQTSDYSPPSDDFDTTSVVSMSTNASESEWEDYRSEDGRRTPTQLEPYADRASPPLQDPLIDMSTLARLLDPRDRDSREEARILAAHLKTNQDNPRIMTRSRYQKQVERERSRIIFSSRLQQLNAMHTGSERRKPTPDEEAELLEKLILSRRSETSGNADSHTWESGASGLGPNGPPCVVCQTSPRAIITWPCRCLCICEDCRVSLAMNNFGSCVTCRQEVVGFMRLWVP; encoded by the exons ATGTCAGGCATCGCGGGACCCTCCACAATACCAACAACTTCTAGCACGGCTTTGTTGCAACATTTGAATACAATTTTGTCGCCAaacccttcttctttctcctctttACCGCATCAACTTTTGTCCTCTCCCCTTCGCGCTCTTCAACACGCCGAGACCTTTGCCCTTCGAACGGTTCCCCAAACCCTCGCTAGATTTCCCGGAATTAAAGCCTTTGGCCAAACCATCCAAAGTGGGGCTGGTTCAGCAGCTAGAGTCAGCAGTACTGCCGCAACACATGCAGCGGATATGGCTGGAAATGGGTTCGCCGATGCAGCCGGCCAAGAGAGTGGCTACTACATTGCCGAGTTCTTGGGCGCCATAAAGAAGCTCGGTGGATTCTTTGGGTACCTGACAAGTCTTTGGTCATTTGCCTGTCTAGTTGAG GCGCTTATCCTCAACCGAATTACCATCTTTGCATCCACGCGGCGACACCTTCGACTAGGATGGGAAAGGCGCCTGGCTCTCCGATTGATCCCTATTGTTCTCTTCGCCTCTCAAATCCGCAGCCTGCTTCGTGGAATTCGATGTCAGACATCGCCGTCCTTTTCAACAACGCGCTATGGATACCCCGGAAAGCAACTTGGCTTCGACTATTCTAGTGACGGAGGTATTCTTTACTCGATAAGCTCAGCCCTGTTAGTATGGGAGTCGGAGGAACGGTCGTGCAGTGCCGTGAAGATGGCGCGCGGAACCGCCCCTGGTGTCCCATACGGATCATTTTCCCTACTCTGGCCGACATTCATGCTTCTTTGCCTGAGTCACTTCATTGAAACATTCTCGTGCGCATTGCAAGGCAGACCCGTGATGACTGAGACGGGGATGTCCATCTTCGAACACTCAATCGCCTTCGCAGAAGCCGAGTCGATGATCAGTAAATCTATCGGACTAGGCTTATTCGgtcttccaaaaaaaagcccacTCAGTGCGCTTTCGGGTGGGTCTGATGACAGCTCAACGTCGGCGCTTGAACTCCTAACAAGATCGCAAGTCTTGGAACGCATGAATGTCACCCCCGAACTGCTCCTTATTGTGTTGATCTCGTGCTGTAATAGTGTAACTTCCCACATTCTAGAAGTCTATGGGAAGCAGAGCAAATATCGGCTTTTTAGCACCGCCTTTTGGGGTGGCTGCTTCATGGTAGCCATGTTGTGGGGGTTAGATGGCGGCCCGCCCGTCAGCCTGGACACTGGCGTTCTCAGGTTCCCGACTGTCTGCATTGTGGGATTCATCCCACATATCTTTTTGTTGGGCGGCATCGTGATCTGTCTTCTAATCTACGCTTTAGCACTTACCATCACCGCTGTTTCGCTGCCTTCGGACGATCAACCTGTCTCACTCTATGACCGTTTCTTGATGGCCCATGAAAATATGCAAGGCTCGAACCAGATAAGGAACATTCGTATCAACAGACACGAAGACTTTTATACAACATTGCTTCGAATCGGCTATGTTGCCCTAACTGCAGCAAGTGAGGCCGTGTTCTTGAATGAGGGCCAATCGGTCGTTGCACGGCGGATGACGTGGCTAGAGGAGGATCGCCTTTCTGAGATTGAAGCATCGAGGCGGAAGTCTACATCTCATGGGAATTGGCAGAGTGAACCTAGCAGTCGGCCTATCGAAGCTATGGGGTTCTCAAGTTTCGATATGCCAGAACAATCTGTTTGGGAGAGTGGTTACAACCGCGAAAAGAAGATCGAGAAACCCAAGAATGGTGCTCGTGCTGTGCAATCTCGGGCTGAGCTTGGGGGAGTTGGCGCAGTGCGAGTATCTATCAGATTGTGGCATGTCCTCTCGTTCTTCCGCGCAATTTCGCTCATCATGCTCCGCTGGGCTGCACGTGGGCTCAATCACGTGCTTGATCGCCTGGGAATAAGCGCTCGGCCGATGTGGCTCAAACGCATTGTGGGCGACCGTGGACAGAAGTCTAACGTCGACAGTACGAATCAATCACAGCCATTAGATTTCTGGATCCTCTCTGAAAATGGAGAGCTTGAGCTTCCCGACAATCATGACTTTGATGTCGAGGTCGAGATGAGGAAGCGAGAGCGCGCAAACCGGCCAGACTGGATGGGCTCAGATGAAAGCCAGTTAGACGACAGGCTGTACAGCTGGTGGAAAATTGGCGGTGCATGGGGAAACCAAGATCAGACGTCTGATTATTCCCCACCCTCTGATGACTTCGACACCACGAGCGTTGTGTCCATGTCTACGAATGCTTCGGAGTCAGAGTGGGAGGATTACCGATCAGAAGATGGACGTCGAACTCCTACCCAGCTCGAACCGTATGCAGATAGAGCAAGCCCACCACTCCAAGATCCCCTGATTGACATGAGCACACTCGCCCGTCTTCTTGACCCGCGCGATCGCGACAGTAGAGAAGAAGCCAGGATTTTAGCCGCTCATCTCAAAACAAATCAGGACAATCCACGGATCATGACGCGCAGTCGCTACCAGAAACAGGTTGAAAGGGAGAGATCCCGAATCATCTTCTCGTCCCGCCTCCAGCAGCTTAATGCTATGCACACAGGATCTGAAAGGCGGAAACCCACTCCTGACGAGGAAGCTGAACTCCTCGAGAAGCTCATCCTTTCGCGTCGCTCGGAAACATCGGGGAATGCGGATTCACATACGTGGGAATCGGGCGCAAGTGGCCTCGGCCCTAACGGTCCACCCTGTGTAGTCTGCCAGACAAGCCCACGGGCTATCATCACCTGGCCCTGTCGCTGTCTATGCATTTGCGAGGATTGTCGCGTCAGTCTTGCCATGAACAACTTCGGCAGCTGTGTGACCTGTCGCCAGGAAGTCGTAGGATTCATGCGTCTCTGGGTTCCATAA
- a CDS encoding Short-chain dehydrogenase/reductase SDR produces MGSSSGPLIRLRGSIFFHRALSSPINLRNVGYVTSQGSSHPMESTKRSYSSQPNEQNYNSFQHGNRLAGRNCMITGGTSGIGFAIAERFLQEGASTIVLVGRSQKRLEEAAAKLGSITVTESDFTESSDYIATRVPEGNNQQSTQGKIRLLVGDVSDAGSWMRELEKEMANVDILVNAAGISVSNILPRSELEDISTTLRTNLEGAILTSRALMRASIRSRIRNRSDSAAGIKVLSKCIINVSSLLALKGGTGAVPYAASKAGLLGLTRSLAVEASASRKDIVIRSNAIVPGYIETPMVADFTTGETSRLKDLIPLHRFGDPREIADAAVFLAQNEYANNCVLNLDGGLSAV; encoded by the exons ATGGGCAGTTCGAGTGGTCCTCTGATTCGCTTGCGAGGGTCAATCTTCTTTCATCGAGCCTTGTCAAGCCCAATCAATTTACGCAATGTAGGCTACGTCACCAGCCAAGGGTCAAGTCATCCTATGGAATCTACAAAGCGATCATACTCATCTCAACCAAATGAACAAAACTATAATTCATTTCAGCATGGAAACCGACTTGCCGGCCGAAACTGCATGATTACCGGTGGGACGTCCGGCATCGGCTTCGCTATTGCCGAACGATTTCTTCAAGAAGGCGCATCGACTATAGTCCTCGTCGGCCGATCTCAAAAGCGCCTAGAGGAAGCAGCGGCAAAACTTGGGTCCATCACAGTGACAGAATCAGACTTTACTGAAAGCAGCGACTATATTGCAACTCGTGTCCCAGAAGGAAACAACCAGCAAAGCACGCAAGGAAAGATCCGTCTACTTGTCGGAGACGTTTCAGATGCCGGGTCATGGATGCGAGAGCTCGAAAAAGAAATG GCAAATGTGGACATCCTAGTCAACGCAGCAGGAATTTCGGTATCAAATATTCTGCCAAGGTCTGAGCTGGAAGATATCTCCACAACTTTACGGACTAATCTTGAGGGTGCAATTCTCACTTCCCGCGCGTTAATGCGTGCCTCTATCCGGAGCCGGATACGGAATCGGAGTGATTCAGCTGCGGGAATCAAAGTCCTGTCAAAATGCATTATCAACGTTTCTTCTTTACTTGCACTCAAGGGCGGAACTGGCGCAGTTCCATACGCTGCTTCCAAGGCTGGCCTTCTCGGTCTAACACGGTCATTGGCCGTTGAGGCCTCGGCCTCTAGGAAAGATATTGTCATTCGGTCAAATGCTATTGTGCCAGGGTACATTGAAACACCCATGGTTGCAG ACTTTACCACGGGGGAAACGAGCAGGCTGAAAGATCTCATTCCTCTTCATCGATTTGGAGATCCACGCGAGATTGCTGATGCGGCTGTGTTCTTAGCGCAGAATGAATATGCCAACAACTGTGTGCTTAACCTCGATGGAGGATTAAGTGCCGTTTGA